One genomic segment of Vibrio sp. SCSIO 43136 includes these proteins:
- the pheS gene encoding phenylalanine--tRNA ligase subunit alpha, with translation MQHLEEIIANAGAAIDAAESLVALDEVRVQYLGKKGELTAQLQSLGKLPPEERRTAGQEINKAKGVVQQAIAARKDALQRAELEAKLAAETIDVTMPGRRIENGGLHPVTRTVERIEQFFGELGFSTESGPEIEDAFHNFDALNIAEDHPARTDHDTFFFNPDLMLRTHTSGVQIRTMENGKPPFRFIAPGRVYRNDYDQTHTPMFHQVEGMLVDENVNFAQLKGILHDFLTNFFEEDLEVRYRPSYFPFTEPSMEVDVKRKDGKWLEILGCGMVHPNVLRSVGIDPEKYSGFAFGIGIERLAMLRYGVNDLRAFFENDLRFLKQFK, from the coding sequence ATGCAACATCTAGAAGAGATCATTGCTAATGCGGGCGCAGCGATTGACGCTGCTGAGTCGCTAGTCGCACTTGATGAAGTGCGTGTTCAGTATCTAGGTAAAAAAGGTGAGCTAACCGCTCAGCTTCAAAGCCTAGGCAAACTACCACCAGAAGAGCGTCGCACCGCTGGTCAAGAGATCAACAAAGCGAAAGGCGTTGTTCAGCAAGCTATCGCGGCTCGCAAAGACGCACTACAACGTGCAGAGCTTGAAGCGAAGCTAGCAGCAGAAACGATCGACGTCACTATGCCAGGTCGTCGTATCGAGAACGGTGGTCTACACCCTGTTACTCGTACTGTTGAGCGTATTGAACAGTTCTTTGGTGAGCTAGGCTTTAGCACTGAGTCTGGTCCTGAGATTGAAGATGCATTCCACAACTTTGATGCACTAAACATCGCAGAAGATCACCCAGCGCGTACTGACCACGACACCTTCTTCTTTAACCCAGATCTTATGCTGCGTACGCACACATCTGGTGTTCAGATCCGTACGATGGAAAATGGCAAACCACCATTCCGTTTCATCGCACCGGGCCGTGTTTACCGTAACGACTACGACCAAACTCATACCCCAATGTTCCACCAAGTGGAAGGCATGCTAGTAGACGAAAACGTAAACTTTGCTCAACTTAAAGGTATTCTGCACGACTTCCTAACCAACTTCTTCGAAGAAGACCTAGAAGTTCGCTACCGTCCTTCATACTTCCCATTCACTGAGCCTTCAATGGAAGTAGACGTTAAGCGTAAAGATGGCAAGTGGTTGGAGATCCTTGGCTGTGGCATGGTGCACCCAAATGTACTTCGCAGTGTTGGTATTGACCCTGAAAAATACTCGGGCTTTGCGTTTGGTATCGGTATCGAGCGTCTAGCGATGCTTCGTTACGGCGTAAACGATCTTCGTGCGTTCTTCGAGAACGACCTTCGTTTCCTAAAACAGTTCAAGTAA
- a CDS encoding GGDEF domain-containing protein: MKSFIWDANYITGLDDVDEQHQYLVGFINRYGQLIAENSLSPEDVHVALSELADYAVFHFKEEEALMALYNIDQRHIEPHQKLHRNFISDISSMRSLIDLEDGKASEQLLDFLIHWLAYHILGSDQNMARQIEAIKKGMSPTQAYEANERKRDSSTEPLLNALNGLFEQVSARNKLLVTLNRSLEEKVASRTKELSDANRQLEELSFTDSLTKLPNRRRAIRTLRQYWETEMPLVCIMIDADHFKTINDTYGHDAGDAVLKQLALTLRDSFRNDDIVCRLGGDEFLVLCPETSLAGGMIIAQKTLDKVKALRVETGGEPWQGSISVGVAYRTTAHLNYESLIKTADRSVYQAKLEGRNRVVCIQA; this comes from the coding sequence ATGAAATCATTCATCTGGGATGCAAACTACATAACAGGTCTAGACGATGTTGATGAACAGCATCAGTATCTGGTCGGATTTATCAACCGATATGGACAGCTCATTGCGGAAAACTCGCTGAGTCCTGAGGATGTTCACGTTGCCTTGTCGGAACTGGCCGATTATGCGGTGTTTCACTTTAAAGAAGAAGAAGCGTTAATGGCGCTTTATAACATCGATCAAAGACATATCGAACCTCACCAAAAACTCCACCGAAACTTTATTTCAGATATTTCTTCAATGCGAAGCTTGATTGATCTAGAAGATGGCAAAGCATCGGAGCAGTTGCTCGACTTTTTGATCCATTGGCTGGCGTACCACATACTCGGCTCAGATCAAAATATGGCACGACAAATCGAGGCGATAAAAAAAGGAATGTCACCAACTCAGGCGTATGAGGCCAATGAGAGAAAAAGAGACAGTTCCACAGAGCCGCTACTTAATGCGCTCAACGGCTTGTTTGAGCAAGTCTCGGCACGTAACAAATTGCTAGTGACGTTAAATCGTTCACTGGAAGAGAAAGTCGCTAGCCGAACTAAAGAACTATCAGATGCAAACCGTCAGCTCGAAGAGCTTTCTTTCACAGACTCTCTTACTAAACTACCTAATCGCAGGCGAGCAATCCGCACTTTAAGGCAGTACTGGGAAACTGAGATGCCACTCGTCTGCATCATGATTGACGCAGACCACTTCAAAACGATCAATGATACTTATGGGCACGACGCTGGTGACGCTGTACTCAAACAATTGGCGTTAACGCTTAGAGATTCGTTTCGAAATGACGATATTGTTTGCCGATTAGGTGGGGATGAGTTTTTGGTGCTTTGCCCGGAAACTAGTCTAGCTGGTGGCATGATTATCGCTCAAAAAACCTTGGACAAAGTTAAAGCTCTACGAGTTGAGACAGGAGGGGAGCCGTGGCAGGGAAGTATCAGTGTTGGCGTTGCTTATCGAACCACCGCCCATCTCAATTATGAATCCTTAATTAAAACCGCTGATCGAAGTGTCTATCAAGCAAAGCTTGAAGGCAGGAATCGAGTTGTGTGCATTCAAGCCTAG
- the pulA gene encoding pullulanase-type alpha-1,6-glucosidase: MDKKTFKLSMLAKAMVPVLTVAMLSGCGSSDDDTSVDPVNKLVDGLYQAKDNEVVIYYKRDSDVSTQADLGEYNGWGLHLWNGEGCTSLDLEAMNIGSSGTDWNSPRLADGVSDVYGAYYVLTFDPDASDPHKCINYILHKGDEKAFGSANHKVSLTQLGDSKGVFGFHGSSETFYKPIAERPVAIDGQKAHWLDAETIVWEAAASASVDKIVLIHDKQAGIKLDEETKTISGGETIDLSTGTFSDELKSRYPHLAGLSGISVDLTQEQLRDVLKSQLVMAAYKENGDLFAATEIQKPGVLDAVFVEEGKAIDEELGAVVQGNDATFKVWAPTAQSVKLVIFDADKKEVSRTEMTESVTTGVWSLDASGVLNQFYLYEVTVYHPTTGKVETYEVTDPYSLSLSANSQYSQVVDLATDTSLMPTDWDQYQRPETKKDEDHVLYESHLRDFSFSDKLGSAELNGKYLALTEEERESVKHLKELQEAGLSTLHILPAFDIATVDETKSVDINDTVADLCALKSDAAVCSSEDGSKVIEDVLESYDASTGDAQALMNDLRMLDSFNWGYDPYHYTVPEGSYATDAEGSKRILEFRQMVKATHDMGLKLVMDVVYNHTNASGVNEKSVLDKIVPGYYHRLNANTGGVENSTCCDNTATENKMMGKLMVDSLKVWAKEYKVDGFRFDLMGHQPKDLMVEALAEVRKIDEDTLFYGEGWDFGEVSNNARFTQSTQINMAGTEIGTFSDRLRDAVRGGSPFDGGETIRKNQGFGNAAFINELVTEDSDRTTAMLHNQDLVRLGMAGNLADYVMLDSQGNTKLGKNVDYNGAPAGYTKHPSENISYVSKHDNQTLWDNNAYKIAEGTSSANRARMQTVSLSTVMLGQGIPFIHMGSELLRSKSMQRDSYDSGDWFNRVMFDGSDNNWNVGLPREDKDGSNWELIKKIIADSSAMPSESDIALTKAQFLDLMKIRSDSELFRLDTAEEVMNRVDFRNVGKGQTEGLIVMTIDDGTSAGKDLDTKYDAITVVINSTATTQDFEVTGATGFELHEVQKASEDTTVQEATFSEGTFSVPALTTAVFVQPQNGSQGIGLAVDKSNKDVSSIPPYGDTTVFVKGQMNGWADNDAWATKFIGNGIYSLTAFLEAGDYEFKFHGGEWLGCQNSTQAKDSLDLGTGDNCKLSVAEAGNFNFTLNASHAQSGEGKAELSVVTAPDVAPFGDYDLYLRGTITDASWGAIESAKFSYAGNNVYELTVDLKAGTHQMKIADDNWGDDTNFGGDTAITSLGGDYKMTVGGGSKDIAITLPQDGSYSFSLNAKDKSAPVLTVTQN, encoded by the coding sequence GTGGACAAAAAAACTTTCAAACTAAGCATGTTAGCCAAGGCAATGGTGCCTGTACTGACTGTTGCAATGCTATCAGGGTGCGGTTCTAGTGATGACGACACTTCAGTCGACCCCGTAAACAAACTTGTCGATGGACTTTATCAAGCTAAAGACAATGAAGTCGTAATCTACTATAAACGCGACAGTGATGTGTCGACTCAAGCTGACTTAGGTGAGTACAACGGCTGGGGCTTGCACCTTTGGAATGGTGAAGGTTGTACTAGCCTTGATTTAGAAGCGATGAACATCGGAAGCTCAGGTACAGATTGGAATTCACCTCGTTTAGCAGACGGCGTCAGTGACGTTTATGGCGCTTACTACGTATTAACATTCGACCCAGACGCATCAGATCCGCATAAATGTATCAACTACATCCTTCACAAAGGCGACGAAAAAGCGTTTGGTAGTGCTAACCATAAAGTGAGCCTAACTCAACTAGGCGATTCAAAAGGGGTATTTGGATTCCACGGTAGTAGTGAGACATTCTACAAACCAATCGCAGAGCGCCCTGTTGCCATTGATGGCCAAAAAGCGCACTGGTTAGATGCTGAAACCATCGTATGGGAAGCCGCCGCATCTGCGTCTGTCGACAAGATCGTCCTTATTCATGACAAACAAGCGGGCATCAAGCTAGATGAAGAAACGAAAACTATCAGCGGCGGTGAGACAATAGACCTCAGCACAGGCACCTTCTCTGACGAACTTAAATCTCGTTACCCACACCTTGCTGGGCTGTCTGGTATTAGTGTAGATCTCACTCAAGAACAACTTCGAGATGTACTTAAATCGCAACTAGTGATGGCTGCGTACAAAGAAAATGGTGACCTGTTTGCAGCAACAGAAATTCAGAAACCAGGTGTTCTCGATGCGGTCTTCGTAGAAGAAGGCAAAGCAATCGACGAAGAGCTTGGTGCGGTTGTCCAAGGTAATGATGCGACCTTCAAAGTTTGGGCACCTACTGCTCAAAGTGTAAAACTAGTTATTTTTGACGCAGATAAGAAAGAAGTTTCTCGTACAGAAATGACTGAATCTGTAACAACTGGGGTTTGGTCTTTAGATGCGTCTGGCGTATTAAACCAATTCTACCTGTATGAAGTAACGGTTTATCACCCAACTACTGGCAAAGTTGAAACTTACGAAGTTACCGACCCATACTCTCTTAGCCTTTCTGCTAACTCTCAATACTCACAAGTAGTTGACCTAGCGACCGATACCTCTCTAATGCCAACAGATTGGGATCAATACCAAAGACCAGAAACTAAGAAAGATGAAGATCATGTATTATATGAATCCCATCTACGCGACTTTAGTTTCAGCGACAAGTTGGGCAGCGCAGAACTTAACGGTAAGTACCTAGCACTAACTGAAGAAGAGCGCGAATCGGTCAAACACCTTAAAGAACTTCAAGAAGCTGGCCTAAGCACGCTGCATATTCTCCCTGCATTTGACATAGCGACCGTTGATGAAACTAAGTCGGTAGATATCAACGACACTGTCGCCGATCTTTGTGCGCTGAAATCTGATGCTGCGGTATGTAGCAGCGAAGATGGCAGCAAAGTTATTGAAGATGTCCTTGAAAGCTACGATGCGTCAACTGGTGATGCACAGGCCCTGATGAACGACCTACGTATGCTAGATAGCTTCAACTGGGGTTACGATCCATACCACTACACGGTGCCAGAAGGCAGCTATGCGACAGATGCTGAAGGTTCTAAGCGTATCCTTGAGTTCCGCCAAATGGTCAAAGCAACCCATGATATGGGGCTTAAGTTGGTAATGGATGTTGTATACAACCACACCAACGCATCAGGCGTAAACGAAAAGTCCGTCTTAGATAAGATTGTTCCTGGATACTACCACCGTCTAAACGCCAATACAGGTGGTGTTGAAAACTCAACGTGCTGTGACAACACAGCAACTGAAAACAAGATGATGGGTAAACTAATGGTTGACTCATTGAAGGTTTGGGCGAAGGAGTACAAAGTTGACGGCTTCCGCTTTGACTTAATGGGACATCAGCCTAAAGACCTTATGGTTGAAGCACTTGCAGAAGTACGCAAGATCGATGAAGACACCCTATTCTATGGCGAAGGTTGGGATTTTGGTGAGGTTTCCAATAACGCTCGCTTCACTCAATCCACCCAAATCAACATGGCTGGTACTGAAATCGGCACATTCTCTGACCGCCTACGTGACGCAGTTCGTGGTGGTAGCCCGTTTGATGGTGGTGAAACCATTCGCAAGAACCAAGGTTTTGGTAACGCAGCATTCATCAATGAACTTGTTACTGAAGATAGCGATCGCACGACTGCAATGCTTCACAACCAAGATTTGGTTCGTCTAGGGATGGCGGGTAACCTTGCTGATTACGTGATGTTAGACTCTCAAGGCAATACTAAGCTAGGTAAGAACGTTGATTATAACGGAGCTCCAGCGGGTTATACTAAACACCCTTCTGAGAACATTTCTTATGTATCTAAGCACGATAACCAAACGCTATGGGATAACAATGCGTATAAGATTGCGGAAGGTACTTCTTCAGCAAACCGAGCTCGCATGCAAACAGTATCTCTTTCAACAGTGATGCTGGGCCAGGGTATTCCGTTTATCCACATGGGCTCTGAACTTCTACGTTCTAAGTCAATGCAACGTGACTCATACGATTCAGGTGATTGGTTCAACCGAGTAATGTTTGATGGCTCAGACAACAACTGGAACGTTGGCTTACCTCGTGAAGACAAAGACGGTTCTAACTGGGAACTAATCAAGAAAATCATCGCTGATAGCTCGGCAATGCCAAGCGAAAGTGATATTGCACTGACAAAAGCTCAATTCCTAGATCTAATGAAGATCCGCAGTGATTCTGAACTGTTCCGTCTTGACACCGCAGAAGAAGTCATGAACCGCGTTGATTTCCGTAATGTAGGTAAAGGTCAGACCGAAGGTCTTATCGTAATGACAATTGATGATGGCACGTCAGCAGGAAAAGACTTAGATACCAAGTACGATGCTATCACTGTAGTGATTAACTCTACTGCGACCACACAAGACTTTGAAGTGACCGGAGCAACAGGTTTTGAACTGCATGAAGTTCAAAAAGCTTCTGAAGACACCACGGTTCAAGAAGCCACGTTCAGTGAAGGGACCTTCTCTGTTCCGGCTCTAACAACTGCTGTGTTTGTTCAGCCTCAGAACGGATCTCAAGGTATTGGTTTAGCTGTTGATAAGTCGAACAAAGATGTTTCAAGCATCCCTCCTTACGGCGACACCACTGTATTTGTCAAAGGACAAATGAATGGATGGGCGGACAACGATGCTTGGGCAACAAAGTTCATTGGAAACGGTATTTACTCGCTAACAGCTTTCTTAGAAGCTGGTGACTACGAGTTCAAATTCCACGGTGGTGAATGGTTAGGCTGTCAAAACTCAACTCAAGCAAAAGATTCGCTTGATTTAGGTACTGGCGACAACTGTAAGTTGAGTGTTGCAGAAGCAGGTAATTTCAATTTCACCTTAAATGCATCTCACGCCCAGTCAGGTGAAGGCAAAGCTGAATTATCAGTCGTTACTGCACCAGATGTTGCACCTTTCGGCGACTATGACCTATATCTGCGCGGCACTATTACAGACGCAAGCTGGGGAGCTATTGAGTCGGCTAAGTTCTCGTACGCTGGTAATAACGTATATGAACTAACCGTAGATCTTAAAGCTGGAACACATCAGATGAAGATCGCCGATGATAACTGGGGTGATGACACAAACTTCGGTGGTGATACTGCTATCACAAGTCTAGGTGGTGACTATAAAATGACCGTGGGTGGTGGTAGTAAAGACATCGCTATCACTCTACCTCAAGATGGTAGCTATTCATTTAGCCTCAATGCCAAAGACAAGAGTGCTCCAGTACTAACTGTGACACAAAATTAA
- the phaC gene encoding class I poly(R)-hydroxyalkanoic acid synthase, giving the protein MFQNFFSDYLVKLQESNMQWLNSLEENKVAMASPLHKALQELNVEDTKQMFEHAANQPMSMLNMQVQWWEQQMQIWQNVALNGSAENVIDAEKGDKRFADESWQSEAMYSFIKQSYLLFSKTYLDTINSIEGLDEKSKERLAFFSRQTINALSPSNYIATNPELLKLTMEQNGENLVAGLEQFKEDVESSADIVKIRMTNSENFQLGQNVATTEGDVVFKNELFELIQYKPLTEQVHATPLLIVPPFINKYYILDLSPKNSMVRWLLEQGHPVFLISWRNPGKEQAAVEFGDYVTEGVVKAVSAIEEITGQEQINAAGYCIGGTVLASTVAYYAAKRMKKRIKSATLFTTLLDFSQPGEVGVYINDSLIDAMEAQTKALGYLDGRSMSVTFSLLRENSLYWNYYIDNYLKGKSPVDFDLLYWNSDSTNVSASCINFMLRELYLNNKLVQDKGVKIGGVWIDLNKINVPTYFISTKEDHIALWQGTYRGAQAVGGKKTFVLGGSGHIAGIVNHPSKNKYGFWVNDKLDGSADSWLESAKHNEGSWWGHWDNWLQQFIPDEQVPAYSAGSEQHPVLDTAPGSYVKQTLPVDVE; this is encoded by the coding sequence ATGTTTCAAAACTTCTTCTCGGACTACCTTGTCAAGCTTCAAGAATCTAACATGCAATGGTTAAACAGCCTTGAAGAAAATAAGGTAGCCATGGCTTCCCCTCTCCATAAAGCACTGCAAGAACTTAATGTAGAAGACACAAAGCAGATGTTTGAGCATGCGGCGAATCAGCCGATGTCTATGCTTAACATGCAAGTCCAGTGGTGGGAACAGCAGATGCAAATTTGGCAAAATGTCGCATTAAACGGTAGTGCCGAGAATGTGATAGATGCTGAAAAAGGGGATAAGCGTTTTGCTGATGAGTCTTGGCAATCCGAGGCAATGTATAGTTTTATTAAGCAATCCTATTTGCTGTTTAGTAAAACCTATTTAGATACTATCAACTCGATCGAAGGTCTGGATGAAAAGAGTAAAGAGCGCTTAGCCTTCTTCTCTCGACAGACCATCAATGCTCTCTCACCTTCCAATTATATTGCCACCAACCCAGAGTTACTAAAATTAACCATGGAGCAAAATGGGGAAAACTTGGTTGCGGGTTTAGAGCAGTTTAAGGAAGACGTCGAGAGCAGTGCCGATATCGTCAAAATTCGCATGACGAACTCGGAAAACTTCCAACTTGGTCAGAACGTTGCGACGACCGAAGGTGACGTGGTGTTTAAGAATGAGCTGTTTGAGCTTATTCAGTACAAGCCATTAACCGAGCAAGTACATGCAACGCCATTGCTAATCGTTCCGCCTTTCATCAATAAATACTACATTCTTGATCTGTCACCTAAGAACTCTATGGTTCGTTGGTTACTTGAACAAGGTCACCCTGTATTTTTGATTTCATGGCGTAATCCAGGCAAAGAACAAGCTGCCGTTGAGTTTGGTGACTATGTTACTGAAGGTGTGGTCAAGGCCGTTTCTGCCATCGAAGAAATCACCGGTCAAGAGCAGATCAACGCTGCAGGCTATTGCATAGGTGGCACAGTACTGGCGAGTACGGTTGCTTACTACGCTGCCAAGCGGATGAAAAAGCGCATCAAGTCTGCAACACTCTTCACGACATTGCTTGATTTCTCTCAGCCGGGAGAGGTTGGCGTCTATATCAACGATTCTTTGATAGATGCGATGGAAGCACAAACCAAAGCGTTAGGGTATCTTGATGGTCGTTCTATGAGTGTTACGTTCAGTTTGCTGCGTGAAAACAGCCTGTACTGGAACTACTACATAGATAACTACTTGAAAGGTAAAAGTCCGGTCGATTTTGACCTATTGTACTGGAACAGCGATAGTACCAACGTCAGTGCATCTTGCATTAACTTTATGCTGCGAGAGTTGTATCTCAACAATAAGTTGGTTCAGGACAAAGGCGTAAAAATTGGTGGTGTATGGATTGATCTGAATAAGATCAATGTACCCACTTACTTCATCTCGACTAAAGAAGATCATATTGCTCTATGGCAAGGCACCTATCGTGGTGCGCAGGCTGTTGGCGGTAAGAAAACCTTCGTGCTTGGTGGCTCTGGACACATTGCCGGTATCGTTAATCATCCGTCAAAAAACAAATACGGTTTTTGGGTGAATGATAAGCTCGATGGCAGTGCAGATTCGTGGCTAGAAAGTGCAAAACATAATGAAGGCTCTTGGTGGGGACATTGGGATAATTGGCTACAGCAATTTATCCCAGATGAGCAAGTTCCTGCTTATAGTGCTGGCTCTGAGCAACACCCAGTGCTTGATACTGCGCCGGGGAGTTATGTTAAGCAGACCTTACCTGTTGATGTTGAGTAG
- a CDS encoding phasin family protein gives MYTDFFKTFTDQTEKTFAPYVKYNKLVAKNVEILTELQVNAVKSYSELGLTQMKAASEVKDVTSLTSFNSQQLDALAKLSQQMLDDSNKLQAAAKEFKEDLEQLATENVKATTVA, from the coding sequence ATGTACACGGATTTTTTCAAAACATTTACTGATCAAACTGAAAAGACATTTGCACCGTACGTGAAGTACAACAAGCTAGTCGCTAAGAATGTTGAGATTCTTACTGAGCTTCAAGTGAATGCAGTGAAATCCTACAGCGAACTAGGTTTGACTCAAATGAAAGCGGCAAGTGAAGTGAAAGATGTTACATCACTAACTTCATTTAATAGCCAACAACTTGATGCGTTGGCGAAGCTTTCACAGCAAATGCTTGACGACAGCAATAAGCTACAAGCAGCTGCGAAAGAGTTTAAAGAAGACTTGGAGCAACTTGCGACTGAAAACGTGAAAGCGACTACAGTGGCTTAA
- a CDS encoding acetyl-CoA C-acetyltransferase, with protein MEKVYIVAAKRTPIGAFGGTLKDVSAGDLAALAIKGALESADLNPANVDEVIVGNVVGAGQGMNVARQASIGAGVPESVPAYCVNMVCGSGMKTVMDGVSHIRSGDAEIVVAGGVEVMSQIPFAVSTMRDGQRMGHSQLTDLLINDGLTDHFNQYHMGVTAENIAKEVEINREDQDAYALASQKKATAALEAGRFDAEIVPVEVKKRRETILFDQDEYPKTDATLEGLQRLRPAFDREGSVTAGNASGINDGASMVILASQTAIEQYGLKPIAEVVSYAQSGLAPRIMGLGPVEAVAKALQKADLNLSDVDLFELNEAFAAQALGVIRLLAQEFNVAPESIADKANVNGGAIALGHPLGASGNRILVSLIHEMHKRSSGYGVASLCVGGGMGTAIVVKAIA; from the coding sequence ATGGAAAAAGTATATATCGTAGCCGCGAAACGTACGCCAATTGGTGCATTTGGTGGAACACTTAAAGACGTATCAGCCGGTGATCTAGCGGCACTGGCCATTAAAGGAGCGCTTGAGTCCGCAGACCTAAACCCTGCCAATGTTGATGAAGTCATTGTTGGCAACGTCGTAGGAGCAGGGCAGGGTATGAATGTTGCTCGTCAAGCATCTATTGGGGCAGGCGTACCAGAAAGTGTCCCCGCTTACTGCGTCAATATGGTGTGTGGTAGTGGCATGAAAACCGTCATGGATGGCGTGTCTCACATTCGTAGTGGGGACGCTGAAATTGTCGTGGCGGGTGGTGTTGAAGTGATGTCGCAAATACCGTTTGCAGTGTCAACCATGCGTGATGGTCAACGAATGGGTCACTCACAGCTCACTGATCTACTAATCAACGATGGGCTTACCGATCACTTTAATCAATACCACATGGGTGTGACGGCGGAAAATATTGCCAAGGAAGTAGAGATCAATCGAGAAGATCAAGACGCCTATGCACTGGCAAGCCAGAAAAAAGCAACCGCAGCACTAGAAGCTGGGAGGTTTGATGCGGAAATTGTACCCGTTGAGGTCAAAAAACGTCGCGAAACCATCCTCTTCGACCAAGATGAATACCCTAAAACAGATGCCACGCTAGAAGGTTTGCAGCGTTTGAGACCTGCTTTCGATAGAGAAGGGTCTGTCACTGCGGGCAATGCCTCAGGCATTAACGATGGCGCAAGTATGGTCATCTTGGCCTCACAAACGGCCATTGAGCAATATGGGTTAAAACCGATTGCTGAGGTTGTTTCTTACGCTCAATCAGGATTGGCTCCTAGAATCATGGGCCTTGGGCCTGTGGAAGCAGTTGCCAAAGCACTGCAGAAAGCTGACTTAAATCTGAGCGATGTTGATTTATTTGAACTTAATGAAGCCTTTGCAGCGCAAGCGCTCGGTGTGATTCGCCTGTTAGCGCAAGAGTTTAATGTTGCTCCAGAGTCAATTGCAGACAAAGCCAATGTGAATGGTGGTGCCATTGCGCTTGGTCATCCTCTTGGGGCTTCTGGTAACCGTATTTTAGTGAGCCTGATCCATGAGATGCATAAGCGTTCTTCAGGCTATGGTGTTGCATCGTTGTGTGTCGGTGGCGGTATGGGCACGGCGATTGTAGTGAAAGCTATTGCGTAA
- a CDS encoding SDR family oxidoreductase, whose protein sequence is MKKVALITGSKGGIGSAISSQLVSDGYRIVATYFTGAHDCARKWFESKGFTEEQVRLFELDVTNTQECAERLAKLLEEEGTIDVLVNNAGITRDATFKKMTADNWNDVISTNLTSLFNVTQPLFAAMCEKGNCRVINISSVNGIKGQFGQTNYSAAKAGMLGFTKALAQEGARNGVTVNAVAPGYTATPMVEEMKEEVLESIKSQIPMKRMATPEEIASAVAFLASDSGAYITGETLSVNGGLHMH, encoded by the coding sequence ATGAAAAAAGTTGCTTTAATCACTGGTTCCAAAGGTGGGATCGGTTCTGCAATCTCGTCTCAATTAGTCAGTGATGGCTACCGCATTGTTGCTACATACTTCACCGGTGCACATGATTGTGCTCGCAAGTGGTTTGAGTCTAAAGGCTTCACAGAAGAACAGGTCAGACTGTTTGAATTGGATGTTACAAATACTCAAGAGTGCGCTGAACGTTTAGCGAAACTTCTTGAAGAAGAAGGCACTATCGATGTGTTAGTTAATAATGCAGGTATTACTCGTGATGCGACGTTTAAAAAGATGACAGCAGATAATTGGAATGATGTTATTTCTACAAATCTGACGAGTTTATTTAATGTAACGCAACCACTATTTGCAGCAATGTGTGAGAAAGGTAACTGTCGAGTCATTAATATCTCATCCGTTAATGGAATTAAAGGGCAGTTTGGTCAAACGAATTATTCCGCTGCAAAAGCTGGAATGCTTGGATTTACCAAAGCTTTAGCACAAGAAGGTGCGCGAAATGGAGTCACAGTGAATGCTGTTGCTCCAGGGTATACAGCGACTCCTATGGTTGAAGAGATGAAAGAAGAAGTTCTTGAGTCGATAAAAAGCCAAATTCCTATGAAACGCATGGCCACACCAGAGGAAATCGCAAGTGCGGTCGCATTCTTAGCCAGTGACTCTGGTGCATATATTACAGGTGAAACGCTGTCGGTGAACGGCGGCCTACACATGCACTAG